Proteins encoded within one genomic window of Flavobacterium sp. NG2:
- the rplE gene encoding 50S ribosomal protein L5 has product MAYTPRLKEEYKSRVISALTEEYGYVNVMQVPKLEKIVLSRGVGAAVSDKKLIDYAVDELTKITGQKAVSTISKKDVASFKLRKGMPIGAKVTLRGERMYEFLDRLITSALPRVRDFSGIKATGFDGRGNYNLGVLEQIIFPEIDIDKVNKISGMDITFVTTAQTDKEAKSLLAELGLPFKKN; this is encoded by the coding sequence ATGGCATATACACCTAGACTAAAAGAAGAATATAAGAGTAGAGTTATCTCTGCTCTTACAGAAGAGTACGGATATGTAAACGTAATGCAAGTTCCTAAATTGGAAAAAATCGTTTTAAGCCGTGGAGTTGGAGCAGCAGTTTCTGATAAAAAACTTATTGACTATGCAGTTGATGAGTTAACAAAGATAACTGGACAAAAAGCAGTTTCTACAATCTCTAAGAAAGACGTTGCGTCTTTTAAATTGAGAAAAGGAATGCCAATTGGAGCAAAAGTTACTTTGCGTGGAGAAAGAATGTATGAGTTTTTAGATAGACTTATTACTTCAGCTTTACCACGTGTTAGAGATTTTAGTGGTATTAAAGCTACAGGTTTCGACGGAAGAGGAAACTATAACCTTGGAGTGTTAGAGCAAATCATTTTCCCTGAAATTGATATCGACAAAGTAAACAAAATATCTGGTATGGATATTACTTTTGTTACTACTGCTCAGACAGATAAGGAAGCAAAATCACTATTGGCTGAATTAGGATTACCTTTTAAAAAGAATTAA
- the rplX gene encoding 50S ribosomal protein L24: protein MIKLKIKTGDIVRVIAGDHKGEEGKVLRVDREKNKAIVEGVNMVSKHTKPSAKSPQGGIVKKEASIQISNISLIDPKTKEATRVGIRVEGDKKVRFSKKSNQVL, encoded by the coding sequence ATGATAAAGCTAAAAATAAAAACAGGTGACATCGTAAGAGTAATTGCTGGAGATCACAAAGGTGAGGAAGGTAAAGTATTACGAGTTGACCGTGAGAAAAACAAAGCGATCGTTGAAGGTGTAAACATGGTTTCAAAACACACGAAACCAAGTGCAAAAAGCCCTCAAGGTGGTATTGTGAAAAAAGAAGCTTCTATTCAAATTTCTAATATTTCTCTAATTGATCCTAAAACTAAGGAAGCAACTAGAGTAGGAATTAGAGTTGAAGGAGATAAGAAAGTAAGATTTTCAAAAAAATCTAATCAAGTACTATAG
- the rplN gene encoding 50S ribosomal protein L14: MVQQESRLKVADNTGAKEVLTIRVLGGTKRRYASVGDKIVVSIKDATPNGNVKKGAVSTAVVVRTRKEVRRADGSYIRFDDNACVLLNAAGEMRGTRVFGPVARELREKQFMKIVSLAPEVL, from the coding sequence ATGGTACAACAAGAATCAAGACTAAAAGTAGCAGATAATACGGGAGCAAAAGAAGTTTTAACTATCCGTGTTTTAGGAGGTACCAAAAGAAGGTATGCCTCTGTTGGTGACAAGATTGTAGTTTCTATCAAAGATGCAACTCCAAACGGAAACGTGAAAAAAGGAGCTGTTTCAACTGCAGTTGTTGTACGTACCAGAAAAGAAGTGAGAAGAGCCGATGGTTCTTATATCCGTTTCGATGACAATGCTTGTGTTCTTTTGAATGCTGCAGGGGAAATGAGAGGAACTCGTGTTTTTGGACCGGTAGCAAGAGAACTTCGTGAAAAACAATTCATGAAAATTGTATCATTAGCACCAGAAGTGCTTTAA
- the rpsQ gene encoding 30S ribosomal protein S17, whose translation MEEKRNLRKERIGVVTSNKMDKSIVVAQVTKVKHPLYGKFVLKTKKFVAHDETNDCNIGDTVRISETRPLSKSKCWRLVEILERAK comes from the coding sequence ATGGAAGAAAAAAGAAATTTAAGAAAAGAGAGAATTGGTGTAGTAACTTCTAACAAAATGGATAAATCTATTGTTGTTGCTCAAGTTACTAAAGTAAAACACCCATTATACGGTAAGTTCGTGTTGAAAACAAAGAAATTTGTTGCACATGACGAAACAAACGACTGTAACATTGGAGATACTGTAAGAATTAGCGAAACGCGTCCTTTAAGTAAATCAAAATGTTGGAGATTAGTTGAAATCCTAGAAAGAGCTAAATAA
- the rpmC gene encoding 50S ribosomal protein L29 produces the protein MKQSEIKDLSAAQLQENLSQAKKTYADLKMAHAISPIENPLQIRSLRRTVARLATELTKRELQ, from the coding sequence ATGAAACAATCAGAAATAAAAGATCTTTCTGCAGCACAGTTGCAAGAAAACCTTAGCCAAGCTAAGAAAACATATGCTGACCTAAAAATGGCTCATGCAATATCTCCAATTGAAAATCCACTTCAAATTAGAAGTTTGAGAAGAACAGTTGCAAGATTAGCTACAGAGTTAACTAAAAGAGAATTGCAATAA
- the rplP gene encoding 50S ribosomal protein L16 — protein MLQPKRTKYRKVQKGKMKGNSQRGHELSNGMFGIKSVHEDGMFLTSRQIEAARIAATRFMKREGQLWIKIFPDKPITKKPLEVRMGKGKGAVEYWAAVVKPGRIMFEVGGVPLSVAKEALRLAAQKLPVKTKFVVARDFEA, from the coding sequence ATGTTACAGCCTAAAAGAACAAAATACCGTAAGGTACAAAAAGGTAAAATGAAAGGGAACTCTCAAAGAGGGCATGAACTTTCTAATGGAATGTTTGGGATTAAATCTGTACATGAAGATGGAATGTTTTTAACATCTCGTCAAATCGAAGCAGCTCGTATTGCTGCAACTCGTTTCATGAAAAGAGAGGGTCAATTATGGATCAAAATATTTCCAGACAAACCAATTACTAAGAAACCTCTTGAGGTACGTATGGGTAAAGGTAAAGGAGCAGTTGAGTATTGGGCTGCTGTTGTTAAACCCGGAAGAATTATGTTTGAAGTTGGTGGTGTTCCTTTGTCAGTTGCAAAAGAGGCTTTACGTCTTGCAGCTCAAAAACTACCAGTAAAAACTAAATTCGTAGTTGCTAGAGATTTCGAAGCATAA
- the rpsC gene encoding 30S ribosomal protein S3 — MGQKTNPIGNRLGIIRGWDSNWYGGNDYGDKIAEDHKIRKYIHARLSKASVSKVIIERTLKLVTVTITTARPGIIIGKGGQEVDKLKEELKKVTDKEVQINIFEIKRPELDAYLVATSICRQIESRISYRRAIKMAIAASMRMNAEGIKVLISGRLNGAEMARSEGFKEGRIPLSTFRADIDYALAEAHTTYGRMGIKVWIMKGEVYGKRDLSPLAGMDKKQAGGKGGDSPRGKSNFNKGGKPDARKRK, encoded by the coding sequence ATGGGACAAAAGACAAATCCAATTGGAAATAGACTTGGTATCATCAGAGGATGGGACTCAAACTGGTATGGTGGAAATGACTACGGTGATAAAATCGCTGAAGATCACAAAATCAGAAAGTATATCCATGCTCGTTTATCAAAAGCTAGTGTATCAAAAGTAATCATCGAGAGAACTTTGAAACTTGTAACCGTTACTATCACTACTGCTAGACCTGGTATCATTATCGGAAAAGGTGGGCAAGAGGTAGACAAGTTAAAAGAAGAACTTAAGAAAGTTACTGACAAAGAGGTTCAAATCAACATCTTTGAAATTAAAAGACCTGAACTTGACGCGTATCTAGTTGCTACAAGCATCTGTCGTCAAATCGAAAGCCGTATTTCTTACAGACGTGCAATCAAAATGGCTATTGCTGCTTCTATGCGTATGAACGCTGAAGGTATTAAAGTTTTGATTTCTGGTCGTTTGAATGGTGCTGAGATGGCTCGTTCAGAGGGTTTCAAAGAAGGAAGAATTCCTCTATCAACTTTCAGAGCCGATATTGATTATGCATTAGCTGAGGCACATACTACTTATGGTAGAATGGGAATCAAAGTGTGGATCATGAAAGGTGAAGTTTACGGAAAGAGAGATCTTTCTCCACTTGCTGGAATGGATAAAAAACAAGCTGGCGGAAAAGGTGGAGATTCTCCTCGTGGGAAATCTAACTTTAATAAAGGTGGAAAACCAGACGCTCGTAAAAGAAAGTAA
- the rplV gene encoding 50S ribosomal protein L22: protein MGVRKRETADARKEANKSIAFAKLNNCPTSPRKMRLVADLVRGQKVERALNILRFSSKEASRKLEKLVLSAINNWEQKNADANLEEAGLFVKEIRVDGGMMLKRLRPAPQGRAHRIRKRSNHVTIVLGSINNTQAI from the coding sequence ATGGGAGTTCGTAAAAGAGAAACAGCAGATGCGAGAAAAGAGGCTAATAAGTCTATTGCTTTCGCGAAATTGAATAACTGCCCTACTTCACCTAGAAAAATGCGCTTAGTAGCGGACTTGGTAAGAGGTCAGAAGGTAGAAAGAGCACTTAACATCTTAAGATTTAGTTCTAAAGAAGCTTCAAGAAAATTAGAGAAATTAGTATTATCTGCAATCAATAACTGGGAGCAAAAAAATGCTGATGCTAATTTAGAAGAGGCAGGTTTATTTGTTAAGGAGATCAGAGTAGATGGTGGAATGATGTTGAAAAGACTTCGTCCAGCACCACAAGGTCGCGCACATAGAATTAGAAAACGTTCTAATCACGTAACAATCGTGCTTGGATCTATTAATAACACACAAGCAATTTAA
- the rpsS gene encoding 30S ribosomal protein S19 produces MARSLKKGPFVHYKLDKKVQENIAGGNKGVVKTWSRASMITPDFVGQTIAVHNGRQFVPVYVTENMVGHKLGEFSPTRSFRGHAGAKNKGKK; encoded by the coding sequence ATGGCACGTTCATTAAAAAAAGGACCTTTCGTTCATTATAAGTTAGACAAGAAAGTTCAAGAAAACATCGCTGGTGGAAATAAAGGAGTAGTAAAGACTTGGTCTCGTGCTTCTATGATTACTCCAGACTTTGTTGGGCAAACTATCGCAGTTCATAACGGTCGTCAATTTGTACCAGTTTACGTAACAGAAAACATGGTAGGTCACAAATTAGGAGAATTTTCACCAACTAGATCTTTTAGAGGTCATGCTGGAGCAAAAAATAAAGGTAAAAAATAA
- the rplB gene encoding 50S ribosomal protein L2: protein MSVRKLKPITAGQRFRVVNGYDAITTDKPERSLIAPIKNSGGRNSQGKMTMRYTGGGHKQRYRIIDFKRTKEGIPATVKSIEYDPNRTAFIALLAYADGEKTYVIAQNGLKVGQKLVSGPESQPEIGNAMPLSRIPLGTVISCIELRPGQGAVIARSAGTFAQLMARDGKFATIKMPSGETRLILLTCSATIGAVSNSDHQLVVSGKAGRTRWLGRRPRTRPVAMNPVDHPMGGGEGRSSGGHPRSRNGIPAKGYRTRSKKNPSNKYIVERRKK, encoded by the coding sequence ATGTCAGTAAGAAAATTAAAACCTATTACCGCAGGTCAGCGATTTAGAGTTGTGAATGGTTATGACGCCATTACAACTGATAAGCCGGAACGCTCTTTGATAGCACCGATAAAAAACTCTGGAGGTAGAAATAGTCAAGGAAAGATGACCATGCGTTATACGGGTGGTGGTCACAAGCAGAGATATCGTATAATTGATTTCAAAAGAACAAAGGAAGGAATTCCTGCGACTGTGAAATCAATCGAATATGATCCAAATCGTACTGCATTTATCGCTTTGTTAGCTTATGCTGATGGAGAGAAAACATATGTTATTGCTCAAAACGGATTGAAAGTTGGTCAGAAATTAGTTTCTGGTCCAGAATCTCAACCTGAAATTGGTAATGCAATGCCTTTAAGCAGAATTCCATTAGGAACTGTAATCTCTTGTATTGAGTTAAGACCAGGTCAAGGAGCTGTTATCGCTCGTTCTGCTGGAACTTTTGCTCAATTAATGGCGAGAGATGGAAAATTTGCTACAATTAAAATGCCTTCTGGTGAAACAAGATTAATCTTGTTGACTTGTTCGGCTACAATTGGAGCAGTATCTAATTCTGACCACCAATTAGTTGTGTCTGGTAAAGCAGGTAGAACAAGATGGTTAGGTAGAAGACCTAGAACAAGACCTGTTGCAATGAACCCTGTTGATCACCCAATGGGTGGTGGAGAAGGACGTTCTTCTGGTGGACATCCACGTTCAAGAAATGGAATACCAGCAAAAGGTTATAGAACACGTTCTAAGAAAAACCCGAGTAACAAGTATATCGTAGAACGTAGAAAGAAATAA
- the rplW gene encoding 50S ribosomal protein L23 gives MSIIVKPIVTEKVTKESEVLNRFGFVVNKKANKVEIKKAVEAAYGVTVLSVNTMNVRPDRTTKYTKSGLISGKTNAIKKAIVQVQEGESIDFYNNI, from the coding sequence ATGAGTATCATAGTTAAACCTATAGTAACGGAAAAAGTAACCAAAGAAAGTGAAGTTTTAAACCGATTTGGATTCGTTGTTAACAAAAAAGCAAACAAAGTTGAAATTAAGAAAGCTGTAGAGGCTGCTTATGGAGTAACTGTGTTAAGTGTTAATACAATGAATGTAAGACCAGATAGAACTACAAAATACACTAAAAGTGGTTTAATCAGTGGAAAGACAAATGCTATTAAAAAAGCAATTGTACAAGTACAAGAAGGAGAATCAATTGATTTTTACAACAATATCTAA
- the rplD gene encoding 50S ribosomal protein L4: MEVKVLDFNGKDTGRKVQLSDSVFAIEPNNHAVYLDVKQYLANQRQGTHKAKERAEVAGSTRKIKKQKGTGTARAGSAKNPLFKGGGTVFGPRPRSYSFKLNKNLKRLARKSAFSIKAKESNIIVLEDFNFEVPNTKNFINVLKALELENKKSLFVLGNTNKNVYLSSRNLKGSNVVSSSELSTYEILNANNLVLLESSLEVIEENLSK, encoded by the coding sequence ATGGAAGTAAAAGTATTAGATTTCAACGGAAAAGATACTGGGAGAAAAGTTCAACTTTCTGATTCAGTATTCGCAATTGAACCAAACAATCACGCTGTATACCTTGATGTTAAGCAATATTTAGCTAATCAAAGACAAGGAACGCATAAGGCTAAAGAAAGAGCTGAAGTTGCGGGAAGTACACGTAAGATTAAAAAACAAAAAGGAACTGGTACTGCTCGTGCGGGAAGTGCAAAGAATCCATTGTTTAAAGGTGGTGGAACAGTTTTTGGACCAAGACCAAGAAGTTATTCATTCAAATTGAATAAAAACTTGAAACGTTTGGCAAGAAAATCTGCTTTCTCAATCAAAGCAAAAGAGTCAAATATTATCGTTCTTGAGGACTTTAATTTTGAAGTGCCAAACACTAAAAATTTCATTAACGTTTTGAAAGCTTTAGAGTTAGAAAATAAAAAATCACTATTCGTGTTGGGTAATACAAATAAAAATGTATATTTGTCGTCACGTAATTTAAAGGGGTCTAATGTAGTAAGTAGCTCAGAATTAAGCACTTATGAAATATTAAACGCTAATAATTTAGTGCTTTTAGAGAGTTCTTTGGAAGTAATTGAAGAAAATTTAAGTAAATAA
- the rplC gene encoding 50S ribosomal protein L3, with protein MSGLIGRKIGMTSIFDENGKNIPCTVIEAGPCVVTQVRTKGVDGYEALQLGFDDKNEKHSTKAALGHFKKAGTVAKKKVVEFKEFASEQKLGDIIDVSIFEEGEFVDVQGVSKGKGFQGVVKRHGFGGVGQATHGQHNRLRAPGSVGASSYPSRVFKGMRMAGRMGGVNVNIQNLRVLKVVAEKNLLVIKGCVPGHNNSYVIIHK; from the coding sequence ATGTCTGGGTTAATTGGTAGAAAAATCGGCATGACTAGTATTTTTGATGAGAACGGGAAAAATATTCCTTGTACTGTAATCGAAGCTGGTCCTTGTGTTGTTACCCAAGTCAGAACCAAAGGTGTTGACGGGTACGAAGCGTTGCAACTTGGTTTCGATGACAAAAACGAGAAACATTCCACTAAAGCGGCTTTAGGTCACTTTAAAAAAGCTGGAACTGTAGCTAAGAAAAAAGTCGTTGAATTCAAAGAGTTTGCATCAGAACAAAAATTAGGAGATATCATTGATGTTTCTATTTTTGAAGAAGGAGAATTTGTAGATGTACAAGGTGTATCTAAAGGTAAAGGTTTTCAAGGGGTTGTAAAACGTCACGGTTTTGGTGGTGTTGGTCAAGCAACTCATGGTCAACATAACCGTTTAAGAGCGCCAGGTTCTGTAGGAGCTTCTTCTTATCCATCTAGAGTATTCAAAGGAATGCGTATGGCTGGACGTATGGGAGGCGTAAATGTAAACATTCAAAACCTTAGAGTTTTAAAAGTAGTTGCTGAAAAGAATCTACTTGTTATAAAAGGATGTGTTCCTGGTCATAACAACTCTTATGTAATCATTCACAAGTAA
- the rpsJ gene encoding 30S ribosomal protein S10: protein MSQKIRIKLKSYDHMLVDKSAEKIVKTVKTTGAVVTGPIPLPTHKKLFTVLRSPHVNKKAREQFEVMSYKRLIDIYSSSSKTIDALMKLELPSGVEVEIKV from the coding sequence ATGAGTCAAAAAATCAGAATAAAACTAAAATCTTACGATCATATGTTGGTAGATAAGTCTGCTGAAAAGATTGTAAAAACGGTTAAAACTACAGGTGCTGTTGTAACAGGTCCAATTCCTTTACCAACTCACAAAAAACTTTTCACTGTACTACGTTCTCCACACGTTAATAAAAAAGCAAGAGAGCAATTCGAAGTAATGTCATACAAGAGATTAATTGATATTTACTCTTCATCATCAAAAACTATTGATGCTTTGATGAAATTAGAATTGCCTAGTGGAGTTGAAGTAGAGATCAAAGTTTAG
- the fusA gene encoding elongation factor G: MARDLKYTRNIGIAAHIDAGKTTTTERILFYTGKSHKIGEVHDGAATMDWMAQEQERGITITSAATTCEWNFPTEQGKILPDSKPYHFNIIDTPGHVDFTVEVNRSLRVLDGLVFLFSAVDGVEPQSETNWRLADQYRVPRMGFVNKMDRQGSNFLNVCQQVRDMLKSNAVAITLPIGEENDFRGVVDLVKNQAIVWHDATQGATFDIIDIPADMVDEVKEYRDILIEAVADYDENLLDKYMEDPDSITEEEINIALRAAVMDMAIIPMIAGSSFKNKGVQFMLDAVCKYLPSPLDKEGIAGIHPDDAELLEEDQTKILRKPDVKEPFAALAFKIATDPFVGRLAFFRAYSGRLDAGSYVLNTRSGNKERISRIYQMHANKQNPIEYIEAGDIGAAVGFKDIKTGDTLCDEKHPIILESMKFPAPVIGIAIEPKTKADVDKMGMALAKLAEEDPTFTVRTDEASGQTIISGMGELHLDILVDRMKREFKVEVNQGEPQVEYKEAFTRSAQHRETYKKQSGGRGKFGDIVFRLEPADEVDGKVPVGLQFVNEVKGGNVPKEYIPSVEKGFREAMKTGPLAGYQVDSLKVTLLDGSFHPVDSDALSFELAARMGYREVAKAAGAVILEPIMKMEVITPEENMGDIVGDINRRRGQVNDMGDRNGAKTIKADVPLSEMFGYVTTLRTLSSGRATSTMEFSHYAETPSNISEAVIKKAKGNA; the protein is encoded by the coding sequence ATGGCTAGAGACTTAAAATATACAAGAAATATTGGAATTGCTGCTCACATTGATGCTGGTAAAACAACAACAACTGAGCGTATTCTTTTTTATACTGGTAAATCACATAAAATTGGTGAAGTACATGATGGTGCTGCAACAATGGACTGGATGGCACAAGAGCAAGAAAGAGGTATTACAATTACTTCTGCTGCAACAACTTGTGAGTGGAATTTTCCAACTGAGCAAGGTAAAATTTTGCCAGATTCAAAGCCTTATCACTTTAATATTATTGATACTCCTGGGCACGTAGACTTTACTGTAGAGGTAAACCGTTCTTTGCGTGTATTGGATGGTTTGGTTTTCTTATTTAGTGCGGTTGATGGTGTTGAGCCACAGTCTGAAACTAACTGGAGATTAGCAGATCAATATAGAGTGCCTCGTATGGGGTTTGTTAACAAAATGGACCGCCAAGGTTCTAACTTTTTGAATGTATGTCAACAAGTTAGAGATATGTTGAAGTCAAACGCAGTTGCGATTACTTTGCCAATTGGTGAAGAAAATGATTTCAGAGGTGTGGTTGATTTGGTTAAGAATCAAGCGATTGTATGGCATGATGCTACTCAAGGAGCTACTTTTGATATTATTGATATCCCTGCGGATATGGTTGATGAAGTAAAAGAATACAGAGATATTCTTATTGAAGCAGTTGCTGATTATGATGAGAACTTACTTGATAAGTATATGGAAGATCCAGATTCTATTACAGAAGAAGAGATCAATATTGCTTTGAGAGCTGCTGTGATGGATATGGCTATTATTCCGATGATTGCTGGTTCTTCATTTAAAAACAAAGGAGTTCAATTTATGTTAGATGCGGTATGTAAATACTTGCCATCTCCATTAGATAAAGAAGGTATTGCTGGAATTCATCCAGATGATGCTGAATTATTAGAAGAGGATCAAACTAAAATCTTGCGTAAGCCAGATGTAAAAGAGCCTTTCGCTGCTTTAGCATTTAAGATTGCTACTGACCCGTTCGTAGGTCGTTTGGCTTTCTTCCGTGCTTACTCAGGGCGTTTAGATGCGGGTTCTTATGTTTTGAATACTCGTTCAGGAAACAAAGAGAGAATTTCTCGTATCTACCAAATGCATGCTAACAAACAAAATCCAATCGAATATATCGAAGCTGGAGATATTGGAGCAGCAGTTGGATTTAAAGATATTAAAACTGGAGATACATTGTGTGATGAAAAACACCCAATTATTCTTGAGTCTATGAAATTCCCTGCACCAGTAATTGGTATTGCTATTGAACCTAAAACTAAGGCTGACGTAGATAAGATGGGTATGGCTTTGGCTAAATTGGCTGAGGAAGATCCAACATTTACTGTTAGAACTGATGAGGCTTCAGGTCAAACTATTATCTCTGGTATGGGTGAGCTTCACTTGGATATCTTGGTAGATCGTATGAAACGTGAATTTAAAGTTGAAGTAAACCAAGGTGAGCCTCAAGTAGAATACAAAGAAGCGTTTACAAGATCTGCTCAACATAGAGAAACTTATAAAAAACAATCTGGTGGTCGTGGTAAATTCGGTGATATTGTTTTCCGTTTAGAGCCAGCTGACGAGGTTGATGGTAAAGTTCCTGTTGGATTACAATTTGTTAATGAGGTAAAAGGTGGAAACGTGCCTAAGGAATATATTCCTTCTGTAGAGAAAGGTTTCCGTGAAGCTATGAAAACTGGTCCTTTAGCAGGATACCAAGTAGATAGTTTGAAAGTAACTTTGTTAGATGGATCATTCCACCCTGTGGATTCTGATGCGCTTTCTTTTGAGTTAGCAGCTAGAATGGGTTATAGAGAAGTAGCTAAAGCTGCAGGAGCTGTAATTCTTGAGCCAATCATGAAAATGGAAGTTATTACACCAGAAGAAAACATGGGAGATATCGTAGGTGATATTAACCGTCGTAGAGGTCAGGTGAATGACATGGGAGATAGAAATGGAGCAAAAACTATTAAAGCTGATGTGCCATTATCTGAGATGTTTGGATACGTTACAACTTTAAGAACTTTGTCTTCAGGTCGTGCAACTTCAACAATGGAATTTTCACACTACGCAGAAACGCCTTCTAATATTTCAGAAGCAGTAATCAAAAAAGCAAAAGGAAACGCTTAA
- the rpsG gene encoding 30S ribosomal protein S7, producing the protein MRKRAAKKRPLLPDPRFNDQLVTRFVNNLMWDGKKSTAFKVFYDAIDIIESKKQDAEKSSLEIWKDALTNVMPHVEVRSRRVGGATFQIPMQIRPDRKISMAMKWLILYSRRRNEKSMAQRLASECLAAAKEEGAAVKKRMDTHKMAEANKAFSHFRF; encoded by the coding sequence ATGAGAAAAAGAGCGGCAAAAAAGAGACCACTTTTACCAGATCCAAGATTTAATGATCAATTGGTAACACGTTTTGTAAACAACTTAATGTGGGATGGTAAGAAATCAACAGCTTTTAAAGTTTTTTATGATGCAATTGACATTATAGAATCTAAAAAGCAGGATGCAGAAAAATCATCATTAGAAATTTGGAAAGATGCCTTGACTAATGTTATGCCTCACGTAGAAGTACGTAGTCGTAGAGTAGGTGGAGCTACATTCCAAATTCCAATGCAAATTAGACCAGATAGAAAAATTTCTATGGCTATGAAATGGTTGATTCTTTATTCAAGAAGAAGAAACGAAAAGTCAATGGCGCAAAGATTAGCTTCAGAATGTTTAGCTGCGGCTAAAGAAGAAGGTGCTGCTGTTAAGAAAAGAATGGATACTCACAAAATGGCAGAAGCTAATAAAGCTTTCTCTCACTTTAGATTTTAA
- the rpsL gene encoding 30S ribosomal protein S12 yields MPTIQQLVRTGRTQITKKSKSVALDSCPQRRGVCTRVYTTTPKKPNSAMRKVARVRLTNGNEVNAYIPGEGHNLQEHSIVLVRGGRVKDLPGVRYHIVRGALDTSGVAGRTQRRSKYGAKRPKEAKK; encoded by the coding sequence ATGCCAACAATTCAACAATTAGTAAGAACAGGAAGAACTCAGATAACTAAGAAGAGTAAATCGGTTGCTTTAGATTCTTGTCCTCAAAGAAGAGGGGTTTGTACGCGTGTTTACACTACGACACCAAAAAAACCAAACTCTGCAATGCGTAAAGTAGCGCGTGTACGTTTGACAAATGGTAACGAAGTGAATGCTTACATCCCTGGAGAAGGACACAATCTACAAGAGCACTCGATAGTATTAGTTAGAGGTGGAAGGGTAAAAGATTTACCAGGTGTTAGATATCACATCGTTAGAGGTGCGCTTGATACGTCAGGAGTAGCTGGAAGAACGCAAAGAAGATCTAAGTACGGTGCTAAACGCCCAAAAGAAGCAAAAAAGTAA